CGCGGCATGGTCGACCCGGCCGCCCGGATGCTCTAGGCCCGGGCCCGGAACGACGACGGAGGGGACGGGCGCCCACACGCCCGTCCCCTCCTTGGACCGATCGGCGATCGGGGCGGGCGTCGCGCCGCCGTGGCTCTCGCCTGAGCGGCTGCTCCACCCACCCCCCGATTGCCGGTCGGTCCTGCATCCCCGCGGCAGACGGTGCGATCAGCCGCGGGTGGCCATGGCGCGCAGGAAGAAGGTCAGGTTGGCCGGGCGCTCGGCCAGGCGGCGCATGAAGTAGCCGTACCACTCCTGGCCGTAGGGCAGGTAGACGCGCATGGTGTTGCCCTCCTCCGCGAGGCGCAGCTGCTCCTCGGGGCGGATGCCGAGCAGCATCTGGTACTCGAAGCTGTCGGTGTCGCGCTTGTTCCACTCGGCGAGCTGGCCGGCGATGCGGACCATGCGCGGGTCGTGGCTGGCGATCATCGGGTAGCCCTCGCCGCCCATGAGGATCTTGAGCGCGCGGACGTAGGCGAGGTCGACCTGCTCCTTGCCCTGGAAGGCGACCGACTCGGGCTCCTTGTAGGCGCCCTTGCAGAGGCGGACGCGGGAGCCGGCGTGCGCGAGGTCGCGGCAGTCGGCCTCGGTGCGGCGCAGGTAGGCCTGGAGGACGACGCCGAGCCACGGGAAGTCGGCGCGCAGCTCGCGGGCGATCTCCAGGGTGGAGTCGGTGGTGGTGTGGTCCTCCATGTCGAGGGTCACCGTGGTGCCGGCCGCGGCCGCGGCCTCGCAGATCCGCCGGGCGTTCTCCAGCGCGATCTTCTCGCCGTCCGCCGGGAGGAACTGGCCGACCGCCGAGAGCTTGACCGAGACCTCGGCGTTCGCGGCGAGGCCGGTCTCCTTGAGGGCGGCCAGGAGGTGCTCGTACGCCTCCGCGGTGCCCGCCGCCTGGGTGGCGTCGCGGGTGTCCTCGCCGAGGTGGTCCAGGGTCACCTTGCGGCCGCTGGCCACGAGTTCGGTGGTGGCGTCGATGCCCTGCTGCAGGGTCTCGCCGGCGACGAAGCGCTTGACGATGGCCTGGGTCGGCGGGAACTTCTCGACGACGGTGCGCACCTGCGGGGAGCGGGACGCTGCGAGGAGGGCGGAACGGAGCATCGGTGACTCCTGGGCTTTCTTCCGGAGTGGTGGAGAGGGTGGTGCGGCGGCCCGGGGTGGGGGCCGCCGCACCGGGGTGCGACGGGGTGTCAGCCCATGTGCGGGTAGCGGTAGTCCGTCGGCGGGACGAACGTCTCCTTGATGGAGCGGGTGGACGTCCAGCGCATCAGGTTCTGCTTGGCGCCGGCCTTGTCGTTGGTGCCGGAGGCGCGGCCGCCGCCGAAGGGCTGCTGGCCGACGACGGCGCCGGTCGGCTTGTCGTTGATGTAGAAGTTGCCGGCGGCGTGCCGCAGGACGCCCATGGCGTGCTGCACGGCCTCGCGGTCCTGGGAGATGATCGAGCCGGTCAGGGCGTACGCGGCGACGGACTCCATCTGCGCGAGCATCTCGTCGTACGTGTCGTCCTCGTAGACGTGCACGGCGAGGATCGGGCCGAAGTACTCGTCGCGGAAGTACTCGCTCGCCGGGTCCTGGCAGACCAGGACGGTCGGGCGGACGAAGTAGCCGACCGAGTCGTCGTAGCTGCCGCCGGCCAGGACCTCGACCGTCGGGTCGGCCTTGGCGCGGTCGATGGCGGCCTTGTTCTTGGCGAAGGACCGCTCGTCGATGACGGCGCCCATGAAGTTGGACAGGTCGCTGACGTCGCCCATGGTGAGCCACTCGACCTCGTCGCGGAAGTCGTCCTTGATCTGCGCCCAGAGCGAGGCCGGGACGTAGGCGCGCGACAGGGCGGAGCACTTCTGGCCCTGGAACTCGAAGGCGCCGCGGGTCATCGCGGTCTTCAGCACGGCCTTGTCGGCAGACGGGTGGGCGACCAGGAAGTCCTTGCCGCCGGTCTCGCCGACGATCCGCGGGTAGGTGCGGTAGCCGGCGATGTTGGTGCCGACCTCACGCCACAGGTGCTGGAAGGTCGCGGTGGAGCCGGTGAAGTGGATGCCGGCGAGGGCCGGGTGCTTGAGGGCGACCTCGGAGACGGCCAGACCGTCGCCGGTGACCATGTTGATGACGCCCTTGGGCAGGCCGGCGGCCTCCAGCAGCTGCATCAGGTAGTGCGCGGCGAACTGCTGGGTCGGGGACGGCTTCCAGATCACCACGTTGCCCATCAGCGCGGGCGCGGTCGGCAGGTTGCCGGCGATCGCGGTGAAGTTGAACGGGGTGATCGCGTAGACGAAGCCCTCCAGCGGGCGGTGGTCGCTGCGGTTCCACACGCCGTCCGAGGAGATCGGCTGCTCGGAGATGATCTGCCGGGCGAAGTGCACGTTGAAGCGCAGGAAGTCGACCAGCTCGCAGGGGGTGTCGATCTCGGCCTGCTGGGCGGTCTTGGACTGGCCGAGCATGGTGGCGGCGGCCAGGGTCTCGCGCCAGGGGCCGGCCAGCAGGTCGGCGGCCCGCAGGAAGATCGCGGCGCGGGAGTCGAAGGAGAGCGCCTGCCACGCGGGGGCAGCGGCGAGGGCGGCCTCGACGGCGTCCTGCGCGTCCTCGCGGGTCGCGTTGCGCAGGGTGCCGAGGCGGGCGGCGTGGTTGTGCGGCTGGACGACGTGGATCTCGTCGCCGCCGCCCATCCGGTGCTCGCCGCCGATCGTCATGGTGAGCTGGAGGGGCTCCTGGCCACCCAGCTCCTTCAGCTTGGCCTCCAGGCGGGCCCGTTCCGGGCTGCCGGGGGCGTAGCTGTGGACCGGCTCGTTCACCGGCGCGGGGACCTGGGTCACAGCATCCATGGCGCGCACGCTCTCCTTCTCGTCATGGGTCGGCCGGCGGGGGTCGCACGTCGGCCATGTACACACGCTATGCCGCGGCCGGGGGCCGCTTGATTGGCCAGGCCGCCAAAGTGCGGCCGATACCCTTGTACGTGTGAACAGACCCGCCGACCGGCCGAAGGCCGCCGCCCGATGACCGCAGCCCCCGGCCTGCCGCTGCGGCAGCTGCTGATGTCGCTGGGCGAGCCGCTGGTGGAGCTGCAGGCCGCCCCGGCCGGCCTGGACGTGCCGGTGCGCGACGTGGCGATCCTCGACCCGGAGGAGCCGCCCGCGGCCGGCCCCGGCGAGCTGGTGCTGGCGATCGGGGTGCGCGGCCGGGCCGCGCTGCCGGTGCTGCGCGCGGCCGGCCGGGGCGGGGCCGCCGCGGTCGCCGTCAAGCTCGACGCGGGCGGTGTCCCCGACGCGCTGCGCGAGGCCGCCGCCGAGGCCGGGGTGGCGCTGCTGTCGGTCCGTCCGGAGACCCGCTGGGAGCACCTGGACGGGCTCGCCCGGATGCTGATCGCGGGCCCGAACACCCCGGAGCCCGCCGAGCCGAACGCCGGCGACCTGTTCTCGCTCGCCCAGACGGTGGCCGTGCTGACGCACGGCGTGGTCACCATCGAGGACACCTCCAGCCGGGTGCTCGCCTACTCCCGTTCCTCCGACTCCGACGAGCTGGACGACCTGCGGCGGCTGTCCATCCTCGGCTGGCAGGGCCCGGAGCCGTACCTGTCCAAGCTCCGCGAGTGGGGCGTCTTCCAGCATCTGCGCGGCTCCGACGCGGTGCTCGAGATCGAGGCCCACGCGGACCTCGGCATCCGCCGCCGCCTCGCCATCGGCATCCGGGCCGGCGCCCAGCCGCTGGGCACCATCTGGGTGCAGGAGAGCGGCCGGCCGCTGGCCGAACAGGCCGGGCAGGCGCTGGTCGGCGCCGCCCGGGTGGCGGCCGGGCAGCTGGTCCGGCGGCGCCGCGAGCTGTCCGCGGACGTCCGGCTGACCCGCACCCTGCTGACCGGCCTGCTGGAGGGCTCCACCGGCCCGCAGTCGCTGGCCACCCATCTCGGCCTCGGCCTGCGCCGCCCGGCGACCGTCCTCGCGTACGCCGCCGACTCCGCCGACGACGGCACCGACCTCGAGCTCACCCGGGTCGAGGTGACCGGTCTGATCTCGGTGCACGCCGCGGCACGGCACCGCGGGGCGCTGCTCGCCCCGATCGAGTCCCGGGTGTACGTGCTGCTGCCCGAGCTGCCACCCGCCCTGCCCGCGGCCACCCTGCGCGGCTGGGCCCAGGAGGTCGTCGACGCGGCCCACGAGCACCTCGGGGTGCGGCTGCGGGCGGCGATCGGCTCCACCGTGGACGGGCTCGCCCGGGTGACCGAGTCCCGGGCGCAGGCCGACCGCATCCTGGACGCGATGGTCCGCGGCGGGGTGGCGCACCAGGTCGCGGCACTCGCCGACGTCCAGGCGGAGGTGCTGGTCAGCGAGGTGCTGGCGCTGCTGCTGGAGCACGCCCATCTGCGCGACCCGCGGCTCACCGAGCTGGCCGAGTACGACCGGAAGCACGGCACCCGGCTCGCCGAGTCGGTGCTCGCCTGGCTGGACGCGCTCGGCGAGGTACGGGTCGCCGCGGACGCCCTGCACATCCACCCCAACACCCTGCGCTACCGGGTCCGCCGGGCCGAGCAGCTCACCGGTCTCGACCTCGCCCAGCCGCAGCAGCGGCTGCTGGCGATGCTGCAACTGCGGCTGCCCGCCGAGGACACCTGACGGGCGTCGACGACGGGCAGCGCACAGAGGGTCGGCCGGCTCCCGGTCCGTCCGGGGCCGGGGGCGGTCAGTGGCGGCGCAGGCGGTGCCACGGACCGGTGATGGCGAGCATGATGCCCGGCTCCTGGATGTTGGCGAACAGCGTCTCGCCGTCGGCCGAGAAGGTGACACCGGTGAACTCGCTGTACTCCGGCTTCTCCGCGGTGCCGAGGTTCAGCTCGTTGCGGGCGATCGGGAAGGTCCGGCCCTCGTCCGTCGTGCCGAACAGGTGCTGCTGGCCCTCGCCGTCCTCGGCGATCACCAGGCCGCCGTGCGGGGAGACGGTGATGTTGTCCGGGCCGTCGAAGTTGCCGTTGTCCGCCCAGACGTCCTTGTTGACGCCGAGCAGCACCTTCAGGGTGACGGTGCGGCGGGCCGGGTTGTAGAACCACACCTGGCCGTCGTGCTGCACCGGGCTCTCCTCGCGGGCGTAGCTCGCCACGAAGTAGGTGCCGCCGTCACCCCACCACATGCCCTCCAGCTTGCGGGAGCGGGTGACCTCGCCGTCCTTGAACTGCTTGCGGACGGAGACCGTCTTCGCGTCGCGGTCCGGCACCTTCACCCAGTCCACGCCGTAGGTGGTGCCGATCGTCGTCGCGCGGGACAGGTCGTCGACCAGCTTGCCGTGCGAGTCGAAGCACTTGAAGGCCTCCAGCACACCGGCGTCGTCGGCCAGGGTGCGCAGCTTGCCGCGGCCGTGGTGGAAGCCGGCCGGCGGGGTCCAGCGGTAGAGCAGGCCGTTCGGGCCGGAGGCGTCCTCGGTCAGGTAGACGTGGCCGCGCCGGGGGTCGACCACGACCGCCTCGTGCGGGTAGCGGCCGAACGCCTTGATCGGCTTCGGGTCGCGGTTGGCGTCCTGCTCGTACGGGTCGACCTCGAAGATGTAGCCGTGGTCCTTGGTCATGCCGTTCTGGCCGGCCCGGTCCTCGGTCTCCTCGCCGGACAGCCAGGTGCCCCACGGGGTGGCGCCGCCCGCGCAGTTGGTGGAGGTGCCGGCGATGCCGACCCACTCGCGGACCTGCTTGCCGTGCCTGGCGACCTCGACGACGGTGCAGCCGCCGGCCGCGCCCGGGTCGTAGACGTGGCCCTCCAGCAGCGGCACCGGGTGCGGCCAGCTGCTGCGCTTGCCCTTCAGCTCGTGGTTGTTCACCAGCAGGGTGGCACCGTGCCGGCCGGGGAAGGCCGCCGTGCCGTCGTGGTTGCTGGGCGTCGACTCGCCGGTGACCAGGGTGGTCTTCCCGGTGTAGGTGATGACCCGGTACTTGAACCCCTTGGGCAGGGCCAGGACACCCTCCGGGTCGGAGACCAGCGGGCCGTAGCCGAGTGCGGTGTGCGCACCCTTCTCGGCCGCCGGGGCGTCGCCGCCGAGCGGGGCCGCGATCGCGCCGGGGGCGGTGGCCAGCACCTCGGCGCTGCCGGCGATGAGGACACCGGCCCCGAGCATGGTCGAGCGGTTCACGAAGTCCCGGCGGGACAGCGACATGGCGTCACTCCTGAGGGTGCGAGCTGGGATGGGGCGGGCAACGCGCGCCAGACTCTTCGCGGCGGGTGAACCCGGCATGAATCAGGGGCTGCGGCCGGGTGGTGTTTTGCCGTCCTCATGCGAACCCATGACCTGCTCTTCACCTTCCGTGCCGTCAGGCCCTTCCGGCACGTGCGTCCTTCGTCCACGCCCTCAGCCGCGGCGCAGCAGCCGCCAGTCCTCCCAGGCCTCCAGCCACGCCTGCTCGGCGCCGTCCGCGCCGCCCGGGACGCCGCCCGCCCACAGCCGTTCCCAGGCCCGCTGCGCCGACAGGCTCGGCACCTCGCTCGCGAAGACGGTGTAGCGGACGGACTCCCCGACCGCCGCCTCCCCCTCCGCCGTCCCCACCAGCCAGTCCGTCCGCTGCGCCAGTCTGGTCAGCTGATTGACCATCGCGGAGACCGCCTCGACCGCCTCGTGGCGGCTCTCCGACGCCAGCCGCATCTGCTGCCGCACCGCCGCCTCCCAGCGCTCCGCCCCGGCCTCGCCGCGCAGCCGGCGCGGGATCCGGCCGGCGCGCCGCGAGCACAGCTGCGCCTCCATGGCGATCGCCTCCTGGATGCTGTGCTCGACGACCGCCCGGTGCGCCTCCATTCCGACCGCCGGAGGCAGCTCGCGCTCCTCCACCGGCACGGAGCGTCGCCACTGACGCTCAGACAGTTCACGGGCCAGGGCGGTGCGGCCGCGGACGAAGGGCTCGACGTCCGCGACCCGGCGCAGCTCGACGCCGGCCGGCGGCAGCCCCCGCGCGGTGACGGCGACGGCGACGCCGTCCAGCTGAAGCCGCCCGGCCCACACCGGAGCGCCGACGTCCGCGCCGTCCGGGCCGACCGGCCGGCGGTCCTCGTGGATCTCCACCGGGCAGGGCTCGCCGTCGACGGAGATCCAGCCGCGCAGCGCCCTGGTCAGCCCCGGCCCGTCGCCCTCGTCGATCTCCAACTGGTCGTAGAGGCGGTCGCGTTCGTCCTCGACCAGGTCCTCCGGGTCGGGCAGCGGCCGCCCGGCCGGGTCCGCGGTGAGGTGGGTGCGCACCGAGACGTACGGGCCCTGCGGGCGGCTCCAGTCCCCGGAGCGCAGCTCGACCCAGCGGAGCCGGCCGTCGAGCACCTCGTAGCCCGCCAGACAGTCGCGGCCGCCCGCCGGGCCGGCGGCGTACAGCGGGAAGTCCGCGGCGGCCAGCACCCGCCGGTCGTTCGCCTCGTGTTCGGCGGGCCCGGCGTGCCGGCCCTGCGCTGCCTGCCCGGCCTGCTCGACCGGGGCGGGGTCGGCCGGGGCGTCCTCGGGGCCGTGGGGCCCGATCGGACCCTGTCTCGTCATGCTGGCCGCACCCCCGGTCCTCGCCGCGCCGTCCGCGGCGGCCGCCGGGCGCCGACCCGACCACCGCACCGCGTCCGTCCCACGATACGGGTCGGCCCGCCTGGCAGGCCATCAGGCCGCACGACCCGCCGACCGCACGCGGACCCGGGGCGTTTGTCTGCGGGGCTGCCTACCCTGAGCGGCATGACATCGACCACCGACTCGACCACCGACTTCCCGGCCCGGATCAGCATCGTCACGCTCGGGGTCACCGACCTGGGCCGGTCCACCGCCTTCTACGAGGCGCTCGGCTGGCGCCGTTCGGCCGCGTCCAGCCCGGAGATCGTCTGGTTCCGCACCGCCGACTCGGTCCTCGGGCTCTTCCCCACCGAGGAGCTGGCCGCCGACGCCGGGGTGCCGGCGGCCGGCGAGCCGTCCTTCCGCGGTGTGACGTTGGCCGTCAACCTGGAGTCCCCGGCCAAGGTGGACGCCGCGCTGGCCACCGCCGTCGCCGCCGGCGCCACCGTGGTCAAGCCCCCGGCCGCCACCTCCTGGGGCGGCTACTCCGGCTACTTCGAGGACCCGGACGGCCACCTCTGGGAGCTGGCGCACAACCCCTTCTTCCCCTTCACCGAGGACGGCAGCCTCGACCTGCCGTAGGCCGGGTCGCCCGCCGGGTGCCGTCAGCCGTGGCCATGCTGGGACTTGGCCTTGAAGGCGGCCTTGCGGGCCTCCTTGGCGACCTGGCGGTCGGTGTGGAGTTCGCCGACGGTGTCGAGGACCTGCGCGGTGTAGGGGTGCGGCACCCGCCAGAGCTCGCCGAAGTAGGAGGCCGGGTTGTCGGTCACCGGCAGCGAGGCGACCAGCTCGCGCAGCTGGGCGGCGTCGCCGCGCCCGGCGAGCAGCACCGCGGAGAAGTGGTCGACGGTCCGCCAGAGGGCGACCGACCGCTCGGGGGCGGCGATGTCGTGGCCGTGGACGCGCAGCAGCTCCCGGGCGAGCCCGCCGAGCTCGGGGTCGTCGACGACCTCGGCGAGGGCGGCGTCGCCTTCCTCGCCGAGTCCGGCGAGGGCCGCCGCGGTGTACATCCGCCGCACCGGGCTGTACGCGTCGAGGCCGCGCGAGGCGACGAGGAGTTCCCGGGCGGCGGCGGTCGCCTCGCGGCGGGCCAGCCAGACGTGGATCTCCCGCTCGGGCAGGACGTTCGGGGACTCGGAGAGGCCGCGCAGCAGCGCGGCGGCGTCGCCCTGGGCGAGGTCGCCGATCAGCGGCGCGTCGTAGCCGTCGGCGAGCAGCCACTCGCGGACGCCGTACTGGCCGAGCGGGGTGAGCCGGACGAGGCCGAAGCGGGCGGCGTCCTCATCGGTCGGTTCGGCGCCGGGCTCGGCGGCGGCCTCGGCGCCCTCCTCCGCTTCCTCTTCCTCCTCGAAGAGTTCCGGGTCGATCGGCCGGTGCTCGACCAGGCCGAGCTCGGCCAGGTCGGCGAGCATCGGGTCGAGTTCGACCATGAGGTCGGTGATCTGGCCGAGCATCTCCTCGTCCGGCTCCTCACCCTCGGGGACGACCAGCAGCGCGGCGAGGACGCCGAGCGGCACGGTCTCCTCGCCGGGCTCGGCGAAGGCCGTCAGCTCGTACAGCACCTGCAGCGCCTCGTCGAGCAGCTCGGCGGCGGCCTCGCTGGCCTCCTCGACCTCGGCGAGCCCGCTCTCCACGGCCTCCGTGTCCTCCTCCCCGCCCTCGGGGGCCTCGCCCTCGACGTCGAGCAGGTCGGTGTCGACGGCGAGCTCGCGGACGATGCCGGCCGCGGTGAGCCACAGGTCGAGGACGGTGGACGGGTCGCCGGCCTCGGCGTCGGCCACCTCCTCCATGGGCACGGCGACATGCTCGCCGGCCTGGGTGGTGGCGAGTTCGACCAGATCCAGGTCGCACGCCAGCGACCAGGCACGCAGCACCTCGACCACCGACTCCTCGGGCACCTCGCCCTCCTCCGGGGCGAGGCCGAGCTGCCGGGCGGCCGGCCCGCGGTCGTCCTCCACGAGGTCGCCGAACTCGTCGACGACCCGGTGCGGGGCGGCCCACCGGGCGAGCTTGACCGCCCGGCCGATCAGCGGGACGGCCAGCGCGGCGGCGGCAAGCTCCTCCTCGGGGGCAGCGCGATCGGCGGGACGAGCACCGCGGTGTCGTCGAGGTCCTCGTCGTCCTCGTCGCGGCCGCCTGCCCCGTACAGCTCGGCCAGGTCGTAGTCGGCGGGCAGCAGGCTCTCGGCGGGTGCCGCCTGCCCGGCACCGGCCGAGTGGTCAGGGGTGTTGCGGCGTCGTCCGGCCATCGTTGGCGATCTCCCGTGGTGGCTGTGGTGGGCCCGGGCCGTCGCGTGTCGGCCCATCCACTCAGCGTATCGGGCGGGGCGCCCCGCCGCTGTGCCCGCGCGGCGCGCGCCGTCCGGGGTGTGACGGAAAACAGCGGGTCGCCGGGGGTCCGGGCGGCAAGGCGAGCCCGCCCGGGCGCGTAAACTGCTGCGGGCGCCGCGCACACCCCGCGCCGGCCCCTCGGGCAACGAAGCCCTCCCCCCTCCGCTCCCGACCACGGGTCGGAGGACCCGCACGCACACCGCGCCACCCGGGCTCCGCACCGCGGCCGCCACCCCTGGCCCCGTCGGCCCCGGTGGTGCCCGGCCACAGGAGACCCCTGCCATGGCGGACCTCTCCCCCGCCGGCCCCGGCCTGCGCTCCACGCAGTTTCCCGGGCGCCGACTGTCGGAGGCCCTGCTCTCCCCGGAACTCGCGCCGCGCGCGCAGCTCCGGCTCGCCGCGATCAGCCGCTGGAACGCGCTGCGCGGCATCCGCGTCGGCCTGGTGGCCGGCGCCCTGCTCCTCCTGCTGATCGGCGCCAATCTGGCCACGCCGATCTACCCCGTGCTGCAGCGGCAGCTCGGTCTGACGCCGTTGCACACCACCGTGCTGTTCACGGTGTACGTGTTCGCGCTCGTTCCGGTGCTCGCGGTGGTCGGCCACTGGTCGGACCACCTGGGCCGGCGGGCATTGATCCTGCCGGCGGTGGGCCTGGCCGCGGTCGGCGACCTGATGTTCGCCAACGCAACCGGTTTCGCCCTGCTGGTGGCGGGCCGCGCCGTCCAGGGTGTGGCGGTCGGCCTGTCGACCGGCGCCGCCGGGGCGGCCCTCGGCGACCTGCTGCCGGACCGCCCCTCGCTGGCCGCGAAGCTGACCCTGGCCTGTTCGGCGGGCGGCGTGGCGATCGGCCCGGTGGTCGGGGCGAGCCTGTCCACCGGCGCGCACCCGCTGCTGACGCCCTTCGTGCTGCACGCGCTGGCGCTGCTCGCGCTGTGCGTGCCGCTGGCGGTGGTGCACCCGCGGATGCCCGGCCGGGAGCGCCCGCCGGCCGCGCCGCCGCGCATCACCACGCCGGCCCACCTGCGGCCGCAGCGGCTGCGGCTGCCGCGCCGGGGCCGCCGGACCTTCCTGCTGGCGGCCGGCGCGGGCTTCGTCTCGTACGCGGTGTTCGGGGTGTACCTGTCGCTGGCGCCGGCCTTCGCGGCCCGGCTGCTGCACTCGGACTCGCACCTGACCGGCGCGGTGGTGGCCGCGCTGCTGCTGGGCTCCTCCGCCGCGGCGCAGCTGCTGGTGCCGCCGACCGCCGACCGACCGGTGATCGCGGCGGGTCTTGCCGGTCTGGCGGCGGGCCTGGCGCTGGTGGTGGCCGCGGGCTACTCCGGCACGCCGGCGCTGCTGTTCATCGGCAGTGTGCTGGGCGGGGCCTGCCAGGGTGTGGCGTTCCGGTCGCTGTTCACCTCCGCGGTGGCGGCGATGGACCCGGAGCGCCGGGGCAGCGAGCTGTCCGCGCTGTGGGTGATCGTCTACCTGGGCAGCTCGCTGCCGATCGTGGTGGTCGGCTGGCTGACCCAGCGCTACGGCCTGCTGCCCGCGGTGAGCGGGTTCGCGGCGGTGGCGGCGACGGTCTGCCTGGGGCTGGCGGCGGCCGTGCTGGTGCGGCCGGGCGGGCGCAGCGAGT
This genomic window from Streptomyces sp. TLI_235 contains:
- a CDS encoding L-proline dehydrogenase — protein: MLRSALLAASRSPQVRTVVEKFPPTQAIVKRFVAGETLQQGIDATTELVASGRKVTLDHLGEDTRDATQAAGTAEAYEHLLAALKETGLAANAEVSVKLSAVGQFLPADGEKIALENARRICEAAAAAGTTVTLDMEDHTTTDSTLEIARELRADFPWLGVVLQAYLRRTEADCRDLAHAGSRVRLCKGAYKEPESVAFQGKEQVDLAYVRALKILMGGEGYPMIASHDPRMVRIAGQLAEWNKRDTDSFEYQMLLGIRPEEQLRLAEEGNTMRVYLPYGQEWYGYFMRRLAERPANLTFFLRAMATRG
- a CDS encoding delta-1-pyrroline-5-carboxylate dehydrogenase, with product MDAVTQVPAPVNEPVHSYAPGSPERARLEAKLKELGGQEPLQLTMTIGGEHRMGGGDEIHVVQPHNHAARLGTLRNATREDAQDAVEAALAAAPAWQALSFDSRAAIFLRAADLLAGPWRETLAAATMLGQSKTAQQAEIDTPCELVDFLRFNVHFARQIISEQPISSDGVWNRSDHRPLEGFVYAITPFNFTAIAGNLPTAPALMGNVVIWKPSPTQQFAAHYLMQLLEAAGLPKGVINMVTGDGLAVSEVALKHPALAGIHFTGSTATFQHLWREVGTNIAGYRTYPRIVGETGGKDFLVAHPSADKAVLKTAMTRGAFEFQGQKCSALSRAYVPASLWAQIKDDFRDEVEWLTMGDVSDLSNFMGAVIDERSFAKNKAAIDRAKADPTVEVLAGGSYDDSVGYFVRPTVLVCQDPASEYFRDEYFGPILAVHVYEDDTYDEMLAQMESVAAYALTGSIISQDREAVQHAMGVLRHAAGNFYINDKPTGAVVGQQPFGGGRASGTNDKAGAKQNLMRWTSTRSIKETFVPPTDYRYPHMG
- a CDS encoding CdaR family transcriptional regulator, whose product is MTAAPGLPLRQLLMSLGEPLVELQAAPAGLDVPVRDVAILDPEEPPAAGPGELVLAIGVRGRAALPVLRAAGRGGAAAVAVKLDAGGVPDALREAAAEAGVALLSVRPETRWEHLDGLARMLIAGPNTPEPAEPNAGDLFSLAQTVAVLTHGVVTIEDTSSRVLAYSRSSDSDELDDLRRLSILGWQGPEPYLSKLREWGVFQHLRGSDAVLEIEAHADLGIRRRLAIGIRAGAQPLGTIWVQESGRPLAEQAGQALVGAARVAAGQLVRRRRELSADVRLTRTLLTGLLEGSTGPQSLATHLGLGLRRPATVLAYAADSADDGTDLELTRVEVTGLISVHAAARHRGALLAPIESRVYVLLPELPPALPAATLRGWAQEVVDAAHEHLGVRLRAAIGSTVDGLARVTESRAQADRILDAMVRGGVAHQVAALADVQAEVLVSEVLALLLEHAHLRDPRLTELAEYDRKHGTRLAESVLAWLDALGEVRVAADALHIHPNTLRYRVRRAEQLTGLDLAQPQQRLLAMLQLRLPAEDT
- a CDS encoding putative MFS family arabinose efflux permease, with amino-acid sequence MADLSPAGPGLRSTQFPGRRLSEALLSPELAPRAQLRLAAISRWNALRGIRVGLVAGALLLLLIGANLATPIYPVLQRQLGLTPLHTTVLFTVYVFALVPVLAVVGHWSDHLGRRALILPAVGLAAVGDLMFANATGFALLVAGRAVQGVAVGLSTGAAGAALGDLLPDRPSLAAKLTLACSAGGVAIGPVVGASLSTGAHPLLTPFVLHALALLALCVPLAVVHPRMPGRERPPAAPPRITTPAHLRPQRLRLPRRGRRTFLLAAGAGFVSYAVFGVYLSLAPAFAARLLHSDSHLTGAVVAALLLGSSAAAQLLVPPTADRPVIAAGLAGLAAGLALVVAAGYSGTPALLFIGSVLGGACQGVAFRSLFTSAVAAMDPERRGSELSALWVIVYLGSSLPIVVVGWLTQRYGLLPAVSGFAAVAATVCLGLAAAVLVRPGGRSE